The following proteins come from a genomic window of Lolium rigidum isolate FL_2022 chromosome 5, APGP_CSIRO_Lrig_0.1, whole genome shotgun sequence:
- the LOC124656978 gene encoding uncharacterized protein LOC124656978: MACVNMYNPEHHQSSSSSSFMAPRMSFSSDFALEPPPATALSARAPGDADFEFSVGGRPSMMGAADELFSKGRLLPLREAPHGRPTTLREELRTEDGRHGRAPRAPNIRWKELLGFKKASKKASAADAAAGTSSAEAHTVINQSRFWRSRRRHERLKQQALLTKRTEE; the protein is encoded by the exons ATGGCATGTGTTAACATGTACAACCCGGAGCACCACcagtcgtcgtcctcgtcatccTTCATGGCGCCGCGGATGTCCTTCTCCAGCGACTTCGCGCTggagccgccgccggccacggcGCTGTCGGCGCGCGCGCCAGGGGACGCCGACTTCGAGTTCTCCGTCGGCGGCCGCCCCTCCATGATGGGCGCCGCCGACGAGCTCTTCTCCAAGGGCCGCCTCCTTCCGCTCCGGGAAGCTCCGCACGGTCGGCCCACCACGCTGCGCGAGGAGCTGCGCACCGAAGACGGCCGCCACGGGCGCGCGCCCCGCGCGCCCAACATCCGGTGGAAGGAACTGCTCGGCTTCAAGAAGGCATCCAAGAAGGCCAGCGCCGCCGACGCCGCAGCCGGCACGTCGTCCGCCGAAGCCCACACGGTAATTAACCAATCCA GAttttggaggtcaaggaggaggcaCGAGAGACTGAAGCAGCAAGCTTTATTGACCAAGCGGACTGAGGAGTGA